caatagaaaaacaaacaaaaaaagtcattttttttccaggcaTGCAATGGCATTGTTGATCTGGCACCCTATAGGTCCTGTAGTACTAGCAGATGAGAAAGGATCCTACTTATCATACTGCTGGTTTACTGTGCATCCTCCTTCTAGGCTGGTTATATTAGTATATTAGATTTAGCTCCTTAACTACCTGCCTCTGTGGGCAGCAATATCTGCCATCACCAGCATGGAAGGAGAATGCCAAGCAAGTAACGTCCTTTCTTACCTGCCTCAGAAGCTGTACCAAACATAACCAGCTTGGGTAGAGGATGCACAGTGAACCAGCATGGTACAGTAAGtagatttttttcttatctgttTCAGAGGCTAAATATCTAACAAAACCAGAGAAGACCACAGAATAACCTGTGGAGAACGAGAAAGCTATACATGGCTGTAGAGATCTAAATCATTGATGTTTAGAGAGAATACTAAAATATAACATTAAAGTGGGACATGGATATAACATAGCAACTCTTAGGTCCCATCTAATTATTATTAACTAAGCCCATGGTGGTAGTACAAATATAAACCATACAAGGGAGTTAAGTAACGGTCAACTTTAGGGTGATTATAAAGATTATCAATACTTGTGCTTACTTCTTGAACGTCCGTGAGAATCAGGCTGTTTCTTGGACTTCTtggtcttcttctttttctttttcttattctcCTCTTCATTTGAGGATGATGAGAAGCTGGAGTCTGAGGAGGAACTGGGAGACATCGAACTTGAAGATGAAGAAGTCTTTCCAGAGCCTGGGAGAAGGGGGGTGGGTGGACAAGCATAGAGATGTATAaggaaacaaagcaaaaaaaatatatacttttttCAATGCAGGCTCACTCTTGGTACTGCCTTGAGTTTATTAAAGCAGACAACTGTACATGTCCTAAAACAGGCTTTGTTTTATTacagataatggcttttattattttgtgcTGTAGAGTGATCCAGAGCTGCTTactggcaggaggagagctcaGAGTTAATTTTTCAAACTTTTAGCAGCAGCAAGAGTGAATGAACCatctgtgcgtgtgtctgtTAGCGTGTCAGTagggcagcagctgcagcatgcTGCAATGGCTCAGTCCATCTCAGTGGCTAACATTACTAGCTGGGTAAGGGTTTATGTCACTTTATGCGTAGCAATGTCATCATCAGAGACCTACGTCAGGTCACGTGGGAAAACGTTTTTGGAAGGGCTTGGGAAAATAGTATTTCCAATCAAGTGGACATCCCAGGTGTGTTACAATGAtgcaataattattattaattgtaTATAATAAACTATCCTTGCACTCCAGAAAACCCAGCCTATTTCAATTTCTCCCCCACGACTTCCCTGAATATCTAGTACTGCATGAATAATGTTAATTGTAGTACATTTGTACCTTTCCCAGTAGATGCAGGCATACTGGGGGGCCCCTTCATTTGGGAAAGTAGGAAGTCCTTGTCATTTTTCAGATCCCTGTTGGCCTCCTCCAGGTATTTAATACAGTCCTCAAGGTGTTCAATCTTCTGTCGATCCATCTTGGCTTGTTCTTTAAGTTTGGCCAACTGCAATGCCCCTGTTGGAGACACTGGAACAGGGGCATTGATCATTCTACTTTATGTTTGTTATTGAGGTCAGTGAATGGTGGTGGAGTACTGGAGTGCATTATATTGAGCTGCGTTCCCTATATTTATGTCTAATTCTGTAACATACATTACATTCattgcactccagtacaccagCACAATACTCCCAATGCTCTTGTACATATAGTGTATGCAGAAAATGAGAACATTTAGAAATAGTATGTGCCACAATCAACCAAAGGACTATGAATAAACAGAGTGAACACAGGTTGGAAATCTGCTGCCAAAGTGACTAGTAGAATTGACAGATTTAACAACCACAGCCAAAACTTCTGCTGCaaagcaatttatttatttactgtgatGGTGGGAGGAGTTCATTTCAAGCCCTGCtggtcaaaataataattaagaaaataacTAGGCTTACTTAGTTTCTTTGGGGAATATTTGACtaacttctttttctttggtgGAATAGGGACCTCTCCCACATCTTGTGTCTCGTCCTCGTTTGCCTCCTCCCCGACTTGTAGCAGGGTTTTCTCAGCTTCCTCAGCCTTCGTCACCCCACTATGCGCCCTTTTTTTGAAACGGGTGTCCATCTAGCTACAGCTGTGTAAAGCAAAGAACACCAGCACCATGTCATGGCAGCTAACGTTACAATAGTTGAGGCAACTTTGGCAAACGTAATGTTGTAGTTGTTGAAAACTGGGGGAAAAACTATAGCCTGTAGGCTGCTGTTAAAATACTTGAACATAAAGGCTAACTAGCATTAATTGCTGAACTAACTTTACCTAAAACGCCAAAGACTGACGTCAATGTTATCATGTTCTCcccaaatataataaaataaaattgcccAAATTACATATTTCGCTTTAGCTTACCTGAAATAGCAAACTTTGAAAGTACTTCGTTTCCTTGATACTCTTCTGTTTCCATGTGTTGCACGGGGTTGCACTCCGGTCTGTTTCTGTCGTGCACTCACAGAGATCTATAACTGTCAATGGACAGTCAGGTAACGTTAATGTAACGTTACGCGCGCATTCAGGTCAAATTCAAATCTGAACTACAACACTATTATCACTATTACAACAACGATATTGCCAAAGCATCAAGGAAGTGTGTATAATATACATATTGTTAACGAAAAAcccataaaagtaaaagtaaatttGGTCACCACAATCATACCTCTGATTTCATAAACAGTGATGAAATGCTAACAAATATGTTTCAGATATTTTGTACTGCATAGAGTGTATTttattgataaaaataaaacacacttgtgGACGTCTTTCATAAGCTTAATTCTGCTGACTGTTTTCATGAATGAAGATGACATTTCCCTGCAGACACACGAGGGGGCGCTGTTCTGTGTGGTCAGTGGAGCGTGTATTGTTTTACAAAAGAGCGACGAGGAAGACGAAGTGACGTGGTTCTCAACCGTTTAGGCACGACCGCGACACACGCAACCAGATGAGGCGGGTGAACAGTTGATGCAATGGCGCTAATGGAAGAACTTTTAAAAACTATTAGGCGTTCAGATACAAAGAACAAAAGAAGAATAATTAGATGGATGCCCTAACTTCAGTAGCATTAATATTACAAAACTTTTGGAAATCACTACAATATGTTCTAGTTATCCCGTATCATATgctatttgatatttttatgtgTGGTAGTCTACTTCTCAGGATTTTGCCTTCTTTTTCCTCAGGTCTGTAAGCATCATAAAAGTTCCCCACGATCTGTACGCAGTGGCTCAATATTCAGCAAATCTCACATCCCTTTGACAAAATGGCTTGAGTTCATGCACAGGTACAGTATTCATATATTAAAGAAATCAAATTTAAGTTTCTTAAATAACATGTTTAGCAGTGTGATTTATAGATGTGTAGTTGATGTAGGATACTTTACATAGTGGATGGTGCTTGTGTACTGGAGCACATCATATTGAGCCGTGTTCCTTATAGTATTGTCCATAGTagacaaaatattaggaacacttttcaATACattgcactccagtacaccagAACAACCCATTAcaacctcaataataaacataaaGTATAATtatcacctttctgacaatgTCACAGGTGTCCCTAATGAAATGGTCGGTGAGTGTATATGTCCTGTAAAATATAACCTAAAGTAATGGAGTTCTTGCACCTCATACAGTACAAATTGGAATGGCACTAACTCATGCTCGCCCAGTACAGTTTACTTTTAGTTTCATGTCAGCCCAATTCAATGACAGGATATTATGCAGGCCATGTCAATTAGGTTTCTTAATGACTTTTCTCCTTCCTTCAGATTTGCACAAGGTTTGCAGTTGAAGCAACTTGCCATGATCACTGAGGGGATAGCAGCAAGCTCCAGGACATTGACAAAAATGGCGAAAGTACTCAGAAAGGTTGTCACATTACATACTAGTCTCTAACTATAATTGAATAGGATAAAAATAGATGCTTGATAAGTTACTACTGTAGACAATTGGATTCAATATTGCTACACAATTATTTGGTACACTCAGTGACACATGCAATGTAACTTTAGTCCTAAACTTGTGCATACATATTTATCAAATTCCATACTTCAGGCATTGTTACAACTCAACTTgctaatgttttatttcttcatttgaAGGTGTGCATTGCTGCCCTCAAGCGTCTGAGGAAAAGAGGAATGAGGATTGGTGGTCGTCATCGATTTGTTGTTATTGACAAGAGCAAATTTGCCCACAAACGAAAGGTGGGCTGTATATTTGTATGCATCTGTACTATATTTAAACCAAGATTTTATGACAAGGGGCAGTTGTGCTCATGTTCACGGGGAGGTGTTAAAGTcaagaaaaaaattacagttcctcacagctgctttaaacatAGAAGAGACATTTTAGAGGGCTGAATGgggaaaagaaaatttaaaaatctgttggAAAACAATAGAATAAGAAGAGTACACCCATTTTGCACTAAGGAGAGTACAGCACATTGGTGGTCACATGTTGTGGAAACACTGGAGAAAATGGAGAAATATAGATGGTTAACCTTAACATTCTATGATTACTGTCAAGGAGAAATGCAAATGCTCTTGTTCcgcaatgttttattttcaatcaGCATGAGAACAATCAGGCAGTcaatattaataattcattatcatcaccCTCTTAAAATATTGGCTCATGTCATATTTTCAAGTTTTTCAAAACCTGAACCAATATCTAtatttgtttcagttttttctgggtttttttttttaacttgaaaatATGACTTAGGTAAATATTTTAAGAGGGTGACGATATACAAGCTGTAAATGAGGATTGTGCAGCACACCCTCTGAcctgtttttaaaatgcagaATAATACTTTATCCTGCAGTGCATGTGGAAAGGACACATATTGAAACCCAAAGCT
The Epinephelus lanceolatus isolate andai-2023 chromosome 2, ASM4190304v1, whole genome shotgun sequence DNA segment above includes these coding regions:
- the LOC117250894 gene encoding uncharacterized protein LOC117250894 → MDSQLSRIICYLIFLCVVVYFSGFCLLFPQVCKHHKSSPRSVRSGSIFSKSHIPLTKWLEFMHRFAQGLQLKQLAMITEGIAASSRTLTKMAKVLRKVCIAALKRLRKRGMRIGGRHRFVVIDKSKFAHKRKYHRGRCGNTWRCEWQWVFGMLEVDGNSRRPILRLVRDRTRQTLIGQIRRYIRPRTSILTDELRA
- the LOC144459362 gene encoding uncharacterized protein LOC144459362; this encodes MINAPVPVSPTGALQLAKLKEQAKMDRQKIEHLEDCIKYLEEANRDLKNDKDFLLSQMKGPPSMPASTGKGSGKTSSSSSSMSPSSSSDSSFSSSSNEEENKKKKKKKTKKSKKQPDSHGRSRMTTTDGVIRRYKNALRIFNKSGSILCQT